A region from the Aegilops tauschii subsp. strangulata cultivar AL8/78 chromosome 5, Aet v6.0, whole genome shotgun sequence genome encodes:
- the LOC141022656 gene encoding uncharacterized protein encodes MAFADEYKDVEVAITLAQYERHLSLQRHKIVGIDLEYNNDLEAIQKPALCQLSIGKKHPVLLFQLSTAERCTVFDNFLADPRLERVNLEVANFVDIQKEWRVPEATKELDSLGDISGMLIDDYYNNMKKKITDDEHKRWATLPLSMRHIEYAAKDAYAAYEIWNRITLTQDGLRRAKLEKEEPPKKRARSSLGWGGADW; translated from the exons ATGGCGTTCGCCGACGAGTACAAGGACGTGGAG GTGGCGATCACCCTCGCGCAGTACGAGCGCCACCTCAGCCTCCAGCGCCACAAGATCGTCGGCATTGATCTCGAGTACAACAACGATCTTGAAGCGATCCAGAAACCCGCCCTCTGCCAACTCTCCATCGGCAAGAAACACCCGGTGTTGCTCTTCCAACTGAGCACCGCTGAAAGGTGCACCGTCTTCGACAACTTCCTCGCCGACCCCAG GCTAGAGCGCGTCAATCTGGAGGTCGCCAACTTCGTTGACATCCAGAAGGAGTGGAGGGTGCCCGAGGCAACCAAGGAGTTGGACTCCCTTGGAGACATCTCTGGCATGCTCATCGACGACTACTACaacaacatgaagaagaagatcacCGACGACGAGCACAAGCGCTGGGCCACCCTGCCTCTGTCCATGAGGCACATCGAGTACGCGGCAAAGGACGCCTACGCAGCGTACGAGATATGGAACCGCATCACCCTCACCCAGGACGGGCTTCGCCGTGCAAAGCTGGAGAAGGAGGAGCCCCCCAAGAAGCGCGCCAGGAGCAGCTTGGGATGGGGAGGCGCTGActggtga
- the LOC141022657 gene encoding uncharacterized protein, whose amino-acid sequence MRGAGRKWANRTNTREQRRVTADAPLFKQRRRYTRELHDVDLHGNHKLHVVCTSKGEDVDKMLSTLRRKLGGMPVKLVGVDVEYTHYVKPQRAAVLQLCVEKECLVYHISAAKDKPMELDKFLMNVEYTFVGFTIEGDKSKLKLSGLEINSDNYIDIQVEWRDPYNKKKFDSLADVAGRMIGIHYNDMNKKINRKEDHTVWGFCPLPEKLIKYAAIDAFATYESWRIIYDVIMGLDRAKRDKEAKQKKNKVVIQYNN is encoded by the exons ATGCGTGGGGCCGGGCGCAAATGGGCCAACAG AACAAACACGAGAGAGCAGAGGAGAGTCACGGCGGATGCACCACTTTTCAAGCAGCGCCGCAGGTACACCAGGGAGCTCCACGACGTCGACCTCCACGGCAACCACAAGCTGCACGTCGTTTGCACAAGCAAGGGTGAAGACGTGGACAAGATGTTGTCCACGCTCAGGAGGAAGCTCGGCGGAATGCCCGTCAAACTAGTCGGCGTTGATGTCGAGTACACGCACTACGTGAAGCCACAGCGGGCAGCAGTGCTCCAGCTATGCGTAGAAAAAGAATGCCTTGTCTACCACATCTCTGCAGCTAAAGACAA GCCAATGGAACTAGACAAATTCCTGATGAATGTTGAGTACACCTTCGTCGGATTCACCATTGAAGGAGACAAAAGCAAGCTGAAGCTATCTGGTTTGGAGATCAACTCCGACAACTACATTGATATTCAGGTGGAATGGAGAGACCCATACAATAAAAAGAAGTTTGACTCTTTGGCTGATGTTGCCGGCAGGATGATAGGCATTCACTACAatgacatgaacaaaaaaattaaccGCAAGGAGGACCATACTGTGTGGGGATTCTGCCCACTGCCAGAAAAGCTTATCAAGTATGCAGCAATAGATGCATTCGCAACATATGAGTCATGGAGAATCATCTACGATGTCATCATGGGACTGGACAGGGCAAaaagagacaaagaagcaaagcagaagaagaacaaggTTGTAATCCAATACAACAACTAG